Within Verrucomicrobiota bacterium, the genomic segment AAGTATCGCGCCCTTTGGTGGCAATCCGGTTTTTCCATTCCTCTTTGTCAAGAGTCTTGGGTGATCCCGCCTTACCTCTAAAATGACATTTGCCACATTTCTGTATCCAAATAGCACGTCCCGTTTGCATCACTGGGTCATCAAAAACTGGTAATAAATCAGGCGTTGCCACAGGAATAACCTTTGTAGCTTTACCTGATTCACTTCCACTTTGAACACTATCTCCACCACATCCTATAACGATGAGACCGAACGGGATTACAAAAAGTAATGATTTATTCATAACCCTATCCTCTACTTTTTAAGGCACACACTTCGTTCGAACAAAATGTGCACCGGCTTCCAAACCATTACTGTAATGGAATGCGTATAACGACTCCTCCCATAACATCACCCAATTCAAAGTTTGTCTTCGGTGAATCCTTATGATCATTGTGACAGGTCACACATGCGGGCGAAACAGCTGAATCAGGATAAATCGCTGTGAAGTATTTCTTACCTCCTAATTCTTCTTCCCCATAAAAATTCTCACCTGGGTTATCTACCAAATATTGCAGACCCTCTTTTTCCATAGGTGTTTGCCCAGCCGCATTTGTTTTATTAATCGGCCATAACGACTGCAACGAATAAGTAAACCCAGCATCAGGATTT encodes:
- a CDS encoding c-type cytochrome produces the protein MNKSLLFVIPFGLIVIGCGGDSVQSGSESGKATKVIPVATPDLLPVFDDPVMQTGRAIWIQKCGKCHFRGKAGSPKTLDKEEWKNRIATKGRDTLLKHTIHGFETLSTEMPARGGFEELTDAELIAAVDYIIKISTN
- a CDS encoding DUF3365 domain-containing protein → MRKISKKAITIVSMLGVVAGIVALSACGGSSGGGSGGYSPQTVTDYLFTVLKADRTIYARQVIQRLVNKEKVIGASENFMDEKKLPLPAQMFRMGSELVAENPDAGFTYSLQSLWPINKTNAAGQTPMEKEGLQYLVDNPGENFYGEEELGGKKYFTAIYPDSAVSPACVTCHNDHKDSPKTNFELGDVMGGVVIRIPLQ